From a single Rhodospirillales bacterium genomic region:
- a CDS encoding OmpH family outer membrane protein has translation MVRRRTSLLWALMVLLCLVLLCSMEGTRVRAAEPPVPLKIAILDVDRVLRSAAAVNDIHDNMRQYRDAYRNEIQQEEDAIRAAHQALGDARKELSQGDYDEQQRVLNERVSRAQAMMQERRRMLDEARAKAMNEVQAVLNTIVAEIATEQNVTLILRKDQTVLVATQFEITDEVLRRLDARLPTVQVQSLELK, from the coding sequence GTGGTCCGTCGCCGCACGAGCCTGCTGTGGGCGCTCATGGTGCTCCTGTGTCTCGTGCTCCTGTGCTCCATGGAAGGAACGAGGGTCCGGGCCGCCGAGCCGCCCGTGCCCCTTAAGATCGCCATTCTGGATGTGGATCGGGTGCTGCGCAGCGCCGCCGCCGTCAATGACATCCACGACAACATGCGGCAGTATCGTGACGCCTACCGCAATGAGATCCAGCAGGAGGAAGACGCCATTCGCGCCGCCCATCAAGCGCTTGGCGACGCGCGCAAGGAGTTGTCCCAGGGGGACTACGACGAGCAGCAGCGGGTGTTGAACGAACGGGTCAGTCGCGCCCAAGCGATGATGCAGGAACGCCGGCGCATGCTGGACGAAGCCCGGGCGAAGGCGATGAACGAGGTGCAGGCCGTTCTCAACACGATCGTCGCCGAGATCGCCACCGAGCAGAACGTGACGCTGATCCTGCGCAAGGACCAGACGGTCCTTGTGGCGACGCAGTTCGAAATCACCGACGAGGTGTTGCGTCGCCTCGATGCGCGGTTGCCCACGGTCCAGGTGCAAAGCCTGGAACTAAAGTGA
- the lpxD gene encoding UDP-3-O-(3-hydroxymyristoyl)glucosamine N-acyltransferase, with the protein MADPRFFKVSNPLTLSDLIAVSGAAPVGDADLARSFTDVAALDAAGPEEVSFFEDRRYAEVLAASRAGACLLRPEHADRAPPGMALLTTPQPSLAYALVAAAFYPELADDGGVDASAVVDPSACLGRGCRVEPGAIIAAGAEIGEDCRIGANAVIGPGVVVGAGSAIGACASLAYCIIGARTIVHAGARVGQDGFGFVPGAGRHTKVPQLGRVIIGDDVEIGANTTIDRGAASDTVIESGTKIDNLVQIGHNVRVGQACLIVAQVGVSGSTRIGNGVMIGGQAGFAGHTQVGDKARIAAKSGIMADIPAGQAVMGYPAVTVRQFFRQVAALAELIKKKGA; encoded by the coding sequence ATGGCGGATCCGCGATTCTTCAAGGTTTCCAACCCGTTAACCCTCAGTGACCTGATTGCGGTGAGCGGAGCGGCGCCGGTCGGCGATGCCGATCTCGCCCGCTCCTTCACCGACGTTGCAGCGTTGGATGCGGCAGGCCCGGAGGAGGTGAGCTTCTTCGAGGATCGGCGCTACGCGGAGGTGTTGGCGGCAAGCCGCGCCGGCGCCTGTCTGCTGCGGCCAGAACATGCCGACAGGGCACCGCCGGGCATGGCGTTGTTGACGACGCCTCAGCCGTCGCTGGCATACGCGCTTGTCGCCGCGGCGTTTTATCCCGAACTTGCCGATGACGGCGGTGTCGACGCATCCGCGGTGGTCGACCCATCGGCATGCCTCGGCCGCGGATGCCGCGTCGAGCCCGGCGCGATCATCGCCGCCGGCGCCGAGATCGGCGAGGACTGCCGCATCGGCGCCAACGCAGTTATCGGGCCCGGCGTCGTTGTCGGCGCCGGCTCAGCCATCGGCGCCTGTGCCTCGCTGGCGTACTGCATCATCGGCGCCCGCACCATCGTGCACGCCGGAGCACGCGTCGGGCAGGACGGGTTCGGGTTCGTCCCAGGCGCGGGTCGGCACACCAAAGTGCCGCAGCTGGGGCGGGTCATCATCGGCGATGACGTAGAGATCGGCGCCAACACCACAATCGACCGCGGCGCCGCCAGCGACACCGTCATCGAGTCGGGAACCAAAATTGATAATCTCGTTCAGATCGGCCATAACGTGCGCGTCGGACAGGCCTGCCTGATTGTAGCCCAGGTCGGCGTGTCCGGCAGTACGCGCATCGGCAATGGTGTGATGATAGGGGGTCAGGCAGGGTTCGCCGGCCATACCCAGGTGGGAGACAAGGCGCGCATCGCGGCCAAGTCCGGCATCATGGCCGACATTCCAGCGGGGCAGGCGGTGATGGGCTATCCGGCCGTAACCGTGCGGCAGTTTTTTCGTCAGGTGGCTGCCTTGGCGGAGTTGATCAAAAAGAAGGGCGCGTAG
- the lpxA gene encoding acyl-ACP--UDP-N-acetylglucosamine O-acyltransferase has translation MTSIHPTAIVEDGAKLEDDVSIGPYSIIGADVELASGVNIGPHVVIGCRTSIGANTRVFPFASIGLPPQDLKFQGERSRLEIGCNCIIREHVTINPGTHGGGMVTRIGDNCLLMAGSHVAHDCRIGDHVILVNCATLGGHVEIGDWAIVGGLSAAHQFTRIGRHAMIGGMSGVENDVIPYGRVVGNRARLHGLNIVGLKRRQFSRDQVNALRHAYRLLFAHEGTMVERLEDVAQLFRDNQFVMEIVDFIRAESPRGICQPGSQDAA, from the coding sequence GTGACGTCTATTCATCCCACTGCGATCGTCGAGGACGGCGCCAAGCTGGAGGACGACGTATCCATCGGGCCCTACAGCATCATCGGCGCCGACGTCGAACTGGCTTCTGGCGTCAACATCGGCCCGCACGTCGTCATCGGGTGCCGGACCTCCATCGGCGCCAACACCCGCGTCTTTCCGTTCGCGTCCATTGGATTGCCGCCACAGGACCTGAAGTTCCAGGGCGAGCGATCGCGTCTCGAGATCGGATGCAACTGCATCATCCGCGAGCATGTCACCATCAATCCCGGCACGCATGGCGGCGGCATGGTGACGCGGATCGGCGACAACTGCCTGTTAATGGCGGGCAGCCACGTTGCTCACGACTGCCGCATCGGCGACCACGTCATTCTGGTCAATTGCGCCACCCTCGGCGGGCATGTGGAGATCGGCGACTGGGCAATCGTCGGCGGCTTGTCGGCGGCGCACCAGTTCACCCGCATCGGCCGACATGCAATGATCGGCGGCATGAGCGGCGTCGAGAACGACGTGATCCCTTACGGGCGGGTGGTAGGCAACCGCGCCCGCCTGCACGGCCTCAACATCGTCGGATTGAAGCGCCGGCAGTTCTCGCGGGACCAGGTGAATGCGCTCCGCCATGCCTACCGGCTTTTGTTCGCCCATGAAGGCACCATGGTTGAACGCCTGGAGGACGTGGCGCAACTGTTCCGCGACAACCAATTCGTCATGGAGATCGTCGATTTCATCCGCGCCGAGTCGCCGCGCGGGATATGTCAGCCGGGCTCTCAAGATGCAGCCTAA
- the lpxI gene encoding UDP-2,3-diacylglucosamine diphosphatase LpxI (LpxI, functionally equivalent to LpxH, replaces it in LPS biosynthesis in a minority of bacteria.) codes for MQPKLGIIAGGGDLPVRIIDACRASGRPHFVLAIEGHTPPETVEGAPHAWVRLGAGGKALKILKKEEVQELVLAGPVRRPSLSELKPDLWTAKFLAKVSGKALGDDGLLGAVVNELERKEGFVVVGAETLLPSDLAADGLLGSIAPDAQALRDIARGIEVARGLCALDVGQAAVVQQGMVLAVEALEGTDAMLARAGVLQREGPGGVLVKVGGAKRESRADLPAVGESTVEAAAAAGLRGIAVEAGEALVIDRERMVAAADAAGLFVVGVRSEGRDTDAFP; via the coding sequence ATGCAGCCTAAGCTCGGCATCATCGCGGGCGGCGGCGATCTGCCGGTCCGCATCATCGACGCCTGCCGGGCGTCCGGCCGTCCCCATTTCGTGCTCGCCATCGAAGGACATACTCCGCCGGAGACCGTCGAAGGCGCCCCCCATGCTTGGGTTCGCCTCGGCGCCGGCGGCAAGGCGCTGAAGATCCTTAAGAAGGAGGAGGTGCAGGAGTTGGTCCTGGCCGGCCCTGTGCGCCGCCCGTCGCTGTCGGAGCTGAAGCCCGATCTGTGGACCGCAAAATTCCTCGCCAAGGTCAGCGGCAAGGCCCTCGGAGACGACGGCCTGCTCGGCGCTGTGGTGAATGAATTGGAACGGAAGGAAGGCTTTGTGGTGGTTGGCGCCGAAACCCTGCTGCCGAGCGACCTCGCCGCCGATGGCCTGCTTGGGAGCATCGCACCGGATGCCCAGGCCCTGCGGGACATCGCGCGCGGAATCGAAGTGGCGCGCGGCCTCTGCGCCCTCGATGTGGGTCAGGCGGCGGTGGTTCAACAGGGCATGGTGCTGGCGGTCGAAGCGCTGGAGGGGACGGACGCCATGCTCGCCCGCGCTGGCGTCCTGCAGCGTGAAGGGCCGGGCGGGGTGCTGGTCAAGGTCGGTGGCGCCAAGCGGGAAAGCCGGGCGGACCTTCCGGCCGTTGGCGAAAGCACCGTTGAGGCGGCCGCGGCGGCGGGCTTGCGCGGGATCGCGGTGGAAGCGGGGGAGGCGCTGGTGATCGACCGCGAGCGCATGGTGGCCGCTGCCGATGCGGCAGGCCTGTTCGTGGTCGGTGTCCGCAGTGAAGGGCGCGACACAGACGCGTTCCCGTGA